From the genome of Ananas comosus cultivar F153 linkage group 18, ASM154086v1, whole genome shotgun sequence, one region includes:
- the LOC109724453 gene encoding SNF1-related protein kinase regulatory subunit beta-1-like isoform X2 yields the protein MGNVTGREEENGGGDDEDPSARSSEGGFAPYHAGSADSIGGGGGGESPPQSPRRSPSPFMFAPQVPVPPLQRHSDSPQLSNQVSTNEQHGSSKDPPERKIPVLLVWTLGGKKVHVEGSWDNWTEKLSLQRSGKDHSILMSLPSGIYRYRFIVDGERRFIPDFPCITDETGNTVNFLDVDASPNSTTHLLLIPATVGRSPPIRTLRRSRPLSHRSYTSLFLTWKTPRQQPP from the exons ATGGGAAACGTGAccgggagggaggaggagaacgGTGGAGGCGATGACGAGGACCCCTCGGCGAGATCGTCGGAGGGGGGATTCGCGCCCTACCACGCGGGCTCGGCGGATTCCataggcggcggaggcggcggagagtCGCCGCCGCAGAGTCCCCGGCGATCCCCATCCCCCTTCATGTTCGCTCCCCAG GTCCCTGTACCTCCTTTGCAAAGACACAGTGATTCACCTCAACTTTCCAATCAAGTGTCGACGAACGAACAACATGGAAGTTCCAAAGATCCTCCTGAGAGGAAAATCCCAGTCTTGCTAGTATGGACCCTAGGAGGAAAGAAAGTTCATGTAGAAGGATCATGGGACAACTGGACAGAAAA GTTATCCCTACAGAGATCGGGCAAGGATCATTCCATTTTAATGTCTCTACCATCTGGAATCTACCGTTACAGATTCATTGTTGATGGTGAACGGAGATTCATTCCTGATTTTCCTTGCATAACGGATGAGACGGGGAATACTGTTAATTTTCTTGACGTCGAT GCGTCTCCGAATTCGACCACCCACCTTCTCCTGATTCCAGCTACAGTTGGCAGGAGCCCTCCGATCAGGACTTTGCGAAGGAGCCGCCCGCTCTCCCACCGCAGCTACACTTCACTGTTCTTGACCTGGAAAACTCCGAGGCAGCAGCCACCGTGA
- the LOC109724453 gene encoding SNF1-related protein kinase regulatory subunit beta-1-like isoform X1: protein MGNVTGREEENGGGDDEDPSARSSEGGFAPYHAGSADSIGGGGGGESPPQSPRRSPSPFMFAPQVPVPPLQRHSDSPQLSNQVSTNEQHGSSKDPPERKIPVLLVWTLGGKKVHVEGSWDNWTEKLSLQRSGKDHSILMSLPSGIYRYRFIVDGERRFIPDFPCITDETGNTVNFLDVDDYVPDNVAGVSEFDHPPSPDSSYSWQEPSDQDFAKEPPALPPQLHFTVLDLENSEAAATVKPHHVLLNHLFIEKPGGPQPLVGLGFTHRFQSKYVTVVLYKPME from the exons ATGGGAAACGTGAccgggagggaggaggagaacgGTGGAGGCGATGACGAGGACCCCTCGGCGAGATCGTCGGAGGGGGGATTCGCGCCCTACCACGCGGGCTCGGCGGATTCCataggcggcggaggcggcggagagtCGCCGCCGCAGAGTCCCCGGCGATCCCCATCCCCCTTCATGTTCGCTCCCCAG GTCCCTGTACCTCCTTTGCAAAGACACAGTGATTCACCTCAACTTTCCAATCAAGTGTCGACGAACGAACAACATGGAAGTTCCAAAGATCCTCCTGAGAGGAAAATCCCAGTCTTGCTAGTATGGACCCTAGGAGGAAAGAAAGTTCATGTAGAAGGATCATGGGACAACTGGACAGAAAA GTTATCCCTACAGAGATCGGGCAAGGATCATTCCATTTTAATGTCTCTACCATCTGGAATCTACCGTTACAGATTCATTGTTGATGGTGAACGGAGATTCATTCCTGATTTTCCTTGCATAACGGATGAGACGGGGAATACTGTTAATTTTCTTGACGTCGAT GATTATGTTCCGGATAATGTAGCAGGCGTCTCCGAATTCGACCACCCACCTTCTCCTGATTCCAGCTACAGTTGGCAGGAGCCCTCCGATCAGGACTTTGCGAAGGAGCCGCCCGCTCTCCCACCGCAGCTACACTTCACTGTTCTTGACCTGGAAAACTCCGAGGCAGCAGCCACCGTGAAGCCCCACCACGTTCTCCTGAACCACCTCTTCATAGAGAAGCCAGGGGGTCCCCAGCCACTCGTCGGTCTCGGCTTCACTCACAGGTTTCAATCCAAATACGTCACAGTCGTCTTGTACAAGCCCATGGAATGA
- the LOC109724276 gene encoding sigma factor binding protein 1, chloroplastic-like, which yields MDNHLSVHQKHPSNHANKANKKSKKKKQPFKVVYISNPLKVTLTADNFRARVQELTGRESNVADEGVAGFSDTSHDTTSPVSAAAAAVVGPRPDSNRLADEYSFGAVAPLYDQMFGEAFSAPQAPGNFPGLFYEPRTEGGFSHAA from the coding sequence ATGGATAACCACCTAAGCGTACACCAAAAGCACCCCAGCAACCATGCCAATAAGGCgaacaagaagagcaagaaaaAGAAGCAGCCCTTCAAGGTTGTGTACATATCTAATCCGCTGAAGGTTACCCTGACTGCCGACAACTTCCGCGCCCGCGTGCAGGAGCTCACGGGCCGAGAGTCCAACGTCGCCGACGAGGGCGTCGCAGGATTCAGCGACACGAGCCACGATACTACTTCCCCggtgtcggcggcggcggcggcggtggtcggGCCGAGGCCCGATTCGAATAGGCTAGCGGATGAGTACTCTTTCGGCGCCGTGGCGCCGCTGTATGATCAGATGTTTGGTGAAGCGTTCTCCGCGCCCCAAGCGCCCGGTAACTTTCCGGGACTCTTTTATGAGCCGCGTACCGAGGGTGGATTCTCCCATGCAGCATAG
- the LOC109724452 gene encoding uncharacterized protein LOC109724452, which yields MRNEMGNAKKTMLTSSSRREAGSGHGPSTSKRSIGCISGIFHFFSRHHSHPRKRLTPASKKENAVISPLKRNEAEHEDGKKRDAYLAVTAPSSAAEIRRRRSCDAPRSPTIPAEIRRSCSAAASPRGAAPALVARLMGLDAPPPTSPQPPRKLLGALERCDEDLKALRRIIEAVRSAEMRVKALGAAGSDGGDSRMERGIRWWEGKGELPSPNSVLDAISSPRFRSKRLDQYDEKSAGAATTTVGSRIVKPSRMGVAFSGNHNMEPRGIIHRPTTIEGLPSMYKGAKAFDDFGAERISAGTDVGGRRLQWRRRRRSLAMAQSVDEVWEEGVWEEKWELGRMVVGLEWDILECLVEDVVLELLLSHDQCVWNFSLMPLRRCRKRLCF from the exons ATGCGAAACGAGATGGGAAACGCGAAGAAGACGATGCTAACGTCTTCGTCCCGGCGCGAGGCCGGGTCCGGTCACGGCCCCTCCACCAGCAAGCGGAGCATCGGATGCATCTCCGGTATCTTCCACTTCTTCTCCCGCCACCATTCCCACCCCCGCAAACGCCTCACCCCTG CTTCGAAGAAGGAGAACGCCGTTATCTCGCCGCTAAAACGGAACGAAGCAGAACACGAGGACGGTAAAAAGAGGGATGCGTACCTCGCCGTGACGGCGCCGTCGAGCGCGGCGGAGATCCGGCGCCGCCGCTCGTGCGATGCGCCGCGGAGCCCCACGATCCCCGCCGAGATCCGGCGATCGTGCTCCGCGGCCGCGTCCCCCCGCGGCGCCGCCCCCGCCCTGGTGGCTCGGCTCATGGGCCTCGATgcgccgccgccgacgtcgccgcagccgccgcggAAGCTGCTGGGGGCGCTGGAGCGGTGCGACGAGGACCTCAAGGCGCTGCGGCGGATCATCGAGGCCGTACGATCGGCGGAGATGCGGGTGAAGGCGCTGGGAGCGGCGGGATCGGACGGTGGGGATTCGAGGATGGAGAGGGGGATCAGGTGGTGGGAGGGGAAGGGGGAGCTCCCGAGCCCTAATTCGGTGCTCGACGCGATCTCGTCGCCTCGGTTTCGATCCAAAAGGCTGGACCAATACGACG AGAAAAGCGCTGGAGCTGCGACTACGACCGTCGGATCGAGGATCGTGAAGCCCTCGCGCATGGGCGTCGCCTTCTCAG GGAACCACAACATGGAGCCGCGCGGCATCATCCACCGTCCGACGACGATCGAGGGGCTCCCAAGCATGTACAAAGGAGCCAAAGCTTTCGACGATTTCGGAGCGGAACGGATCTCCGCGGGGACGGACGTCGGCGGGCGGCGCCtgcagtggcggcggcggaggaggagcctcGCGATGGCGCAGAGCGTCGACGAAGTGTGGGAGGAGGGGGTGTGGGAGGAGAAGTGGGAGCTGGGGAGAATGGTGGTGGGATTGGAGTGGGATATATTGGAGTGTTTGGTGGAGGACGTGGTGTTGGAGCTCTTGTTATCTCATGATCAGTGTGTTTGGAACTTCTCACTAATGCCACTGAGGAGGTGCAGGAAGAGGTTGTGTTTCTAA